A stretch of Prinia subflava isolate CZ2003 ecotype Zambia chromosome 14, Cam_Psub_1.2, whole genome shotgun sequence DNA encodes these proteins:
- the LAMB2 gene encoding laminin subunit beta-2 isoform X2 — MRSPAKRSPADLLLLPLLAGLGVALAPDSPQGCARGSCYPATGDLLVGRAARLSATSTCGLRRPQPYCIVSHLQEEKKCFICDSRRPYDARTNTNSHRIENVVTSFAPRPKKVWWQSENGVEHVSIQLDLEAEFHFTHLIMTFKTFRPAAMLVERSADFGHTWKVYRYFAYDCAASFPHVPHGPPRRIDDVVCESRYSDIEPSTEGEVIYRVLDPAIPIRDPYSPAIQNLLRVTNLRVNLTKLHTLGDNLLDSRREIREKYYYALYELVMRGNCFCYGHASECAPLSGAPAATDGMVHGRCVCKHHTQGLNCERCEDFYQDLPWRPAEGSSTNACRRCDCNEHSRRCHFDMAVFLATGNTSGAVCDGCQHNTMGRRCHLCKPFYYKDPTKDLRDPAVCRACDCDPEGSLDGGLCDSADDPARGLIAGQCRCKEHVAGPRCDRCKPGFFSLSSDNPQGCKRCQCDPRGTVVDGSRCDPVSGECFCKRLVTGRSCNQCLPEHWGLSHDLPGCRPCDCDVGGARNNLCAMGTGQCQCRSHVVGRQCEQVETGFYRINLDHYTYEAEDARLHQGSVVEREPPPDHPASWTGTGFARMLEGGWVEFHVSDVPFSMEYDVVIRYEPQHPEAWQEVGLKVLRPSPVSASSPCGNTIPADDQLSTSLPSGARYVVLSQPICLEQGISYTLRLELGCAAARQDPTASVLIDSLVLLPRYSSLEMFIAGDPSSMERRETFERYRCAQPFHTAGPSPVAEPCSSLLHSLSAILHDGALSCLCDPQGSLSAECQPQGGQCQCKPNVMGRRCHRCSPGTFGFGPGGCRPCQCSREGSVSTICDSTSGQCPCREGTHGPRCDRCQPGHWGFPACRPCQCNGHAESCDPRTGSCLRCRDHTDGERCQRCAAGHFGNPVLGSGQHCRPCPCPEGPSTPRHFAASCYQDSRSQQVICHCSPGYTGSRCDECAPGYYGNPLQGGRCLPCQCHDNIDVTDPEACDRRTGQCLRCLYNTAGPHCAECQPGFYGDATRHSCRRCSCNPLGTDPSTCGPQQCHCDRHSGQCHCLPHVEGQSCDRCSPNYWNLASGQGCQPCACHPQHSLTPTCNQFTGQCSCRPGFGGQTCTDCQEHHWGDPRQQCRACDCDPRGIASAQCHRSSGHCDCQPGISGVRCDQCARGFAGTFPACQPCHPCFGDWDRVVQDLAARARALAQRASLLQHTGAAGAFEGTFRQLEENLATVRDVVATRNTTAATAAHLTHAMEGLRQQIEEATERLTRVEGELTAAQDANFNASHVLNTVDRGARALNHSLQDLEQRLHTLKTSNFLGAYDSIHQFYEESREAERQADASTRAVPSPVSLSAATRQHTEQLLASQRDDFNRHNAASRRALTDLAARAQALSLHPLNEKVCGVADDVPCAESPCGGAGCRDEDGGRRCGGLSCGGAVSKADSALDRARHAQEELRQAASDMAQLSRKVAEAKGKADEARLRAQAALDKANQTKARVESSNKELRELISHVKAFLNQEGADPESIEVVASRVLELSLPAAPDQIHRLAEDIKKRVHSLASVDAILEQTASDVHQAGQLLQDAQRARSRAEGVRGTAEAVRQALEEARQAQGMAEQALQQAAGDIQHSEGALSMMQTQTGSAEQQLAGAMEQIGLLDRQTDVLKVKRANNSLAATRAQEAASTARDRAGEAKQVLEGPLRDRYRTAQELVEHRAQGAQQAGSRAQQLREEAAQLLQDAQGKLQRLRALEEEYERNERVLDAKAAQLGGLEARMREVLATINQQVQIYNTCQ, encoded by the exons ATGCGGAGCCCGGCGAAGCGGAGCCCCGCcgacctcctgctgctgccgctgctggcCG ggctgggggtggcccTGGCTCCCGATtccccccagggctgtgcccgcGGCAGCTGCTACCCAGCCACCGGGGACTTGCTGGTGGGGCGAGCAGCCCgcctcagtgccacctccacctGCGGGCTGCGCCGGCCCCAGCCCTACTGCATCGTTAGCCACCTCCAG gaagagaaaaagtgcTTCATCTGCGACTCTCGGCGGCCCTACGATGCCCGCACCAACACCAACAGCCACCGCATCGAGAATGTGGTCACCAGCTTTGCCCCCCGCCCCAAGAAAGTCTGGTGGCAGTCGGAGAATG GTGTGGAGCACGTCAGCATCCAGCTGGACCTGGAGGCTGAGTTCCACTTCACCCATCTCATCATGACCTTCAAG ACCTTCCGCCCCGCGGCCATGCTGGTGGAGCGCTCAGCTGACTTTGGGCACACCTGGAAAGTGTATCGCTACTTCGCCTATGACTGCGCTGCCTCTTTTCCCCACGTGCCCCATGGGCCCCCGCGCCGCATTGATGATGTTGTCTGCGAGTCTCGCTACTCTGATATCGAGCCCTCCACTGAGGGGGAG GTCATCTACCGGGTGCTGGACCCTGCCATCCCCATCCGGGACCCCTACAGCCCTGCCATCCAAA ACCTGTTGCGTGTCACCAACCTGCGTGTGAACCTCACCAAGCTGCACACGCTGGGGGACAACCTGCTGGACTCACGGCGGGAGATCCGGGAGAAGTACTACTACGCGCTCTACGAGCTGGTGATGCGCGGGAACTGCTTCTGCTACGGGCACGCTTCTGAGTGCGCCCCGCTCAGTGGGGCTCCTGCCGCCACCGATGGCATG GTGCACGGGCGCTGTGTCTGCAAACACCACACGCAGGGGCTGAACTGTGAGCGCTGCGAGGACTTCTACCAAGATCTGCCCTGGCGCCCGGCCGAGGGCTCCAGCACCAACGCCTGTCGCC gctgtgactgcaaCGAGCACTCACGGCGGTGCCACTTTGACATGGCCGTGTTCCTGGCCACGGGGAACACCAGTGGGGCTGTGTGTGATGGCTGCCAGCACAACACCATGGGCCGCCGCTGTCATCTCTGCAAGCCCTTCTACTACAAGGACCCCACCAAGGACCTGCGGGACCCCGCGGTGTGCCGAG CCTGCGACTGTGACCCTGAGGGTTCCCTGGATGGTGGGCTGTGCGACAGTGCTGATGACCCAGCCAGGGGCCTGATTGCGGGGCAGTGCCGCTGCAAGGAGCATGTGGCTGGTCCCCGCTGTGACCGCTGCAAACCCGGCTTCTTCAGCCTCAGCAGCGACAACCCGCAAGGCTGCAAGA GGTGCCAATGTGACCCCCGTGGCACAGTGGTTGATGGCAGCCGGTGTGACCCCGTCAGCGGGGAGTGCTTCTGCAAGCGGCTGGTGACTGGGCGCAGCTGCAACCAGTGCCTG cctgagcactGGGGACTGAGCCACGACCTCCCGGGCTGCCGGCCCTGTGACTGTGATGTAGGAGGTGCTCGCAACAACCT GTGTGCCatggggacagggcagtgccagtgccGCAGCCATGTGGTAGGACGACAGTGTGAACAGGTGGAGACTGGTTTCTACCGCATCAACCTGGATCATTACACCTATGAGGCGGAGGATGCACGGCTGCATCAG GGCTCAGTGGTGGAACGTGAGCCCCCCCCAGACCATCCAGCTTcctggacagggacaggctTTGCCCGCATGTTGGAAGGTGGCTGGGTGGAGTTTCACGTGAGCGACGTGCCTTTCTCCATGGAGTATGATGTGGTCATCCGCTATGAGCCCCAG CACCCAGAGGCCTGGCAGGAGGTAGGGCTGAAGGTGCTACGCCCCAGCCCTgtctctgccagcagcccttGTGGAAACACCATCCCCGCTGATGACCAGCTCTCCACCAGCCTCCCCTCCGGTGCCAG GTATGTGGTGCTGTCCCAGCCCATCTGTCTGGAGCAGGGTATCTCCTACACGCTCCGCCTGGaactgggctgtgctgctgctcgtCAGGATCCCACTGCCAGTGTGCTCATCGATTCG ctggtgctCCTGCCCCGTTACTCCTCACTGGAGATGTTCATTGCGGGTGACCCCAGCTCCATGGAGCGCCGGGAGACCTTTGAGCGCTACCGCTGTGCCCAGCCCTTCCACACTGCAGGGCCCTCACCCGTGGCCGAGCCttgctccagcctcctgcacagcctctcAGCCATCCTGCATGATGGGGCCCTGT cctgcctcTGCGATCCCCAGGGCTCGCTCAGTGCCGAGTGTcagccccagggtgggcagtgccagtgcaAACCCAATGTCATGGGACGGCGCTGTCACCGCTGTTCTCCAGGAACCTTTGGCTTTGGGCCCGGCGGGTGCCGAC CCTGCCAGTGCAGCCGTGAGGGCTCAGTGAGCACCATCTGCGACAGCACCTCAGGGCAGTGCCCCTGCCGTGAGGGCACCCATGGCCCACGTTGTGACCGCTGCCAGCCCGGCCACTGGGGCTTCCCTGCCTGCCGGCCCTGCCAGTGCAATGGGCATGCTGAGAGCTGTGACCCTCGGACAGGCAGCTGCCTGCGCTGCCGTGACCACACAGATGGTGAAAGGTGCCAGAG GTGTGCGGCCGGGCACTTTGGGAACCCAGTGCTTGGCTCTGGGCAGCACTGCCGGCCCTGCCCCTGTCCTGAGGGGCCCAGCACCCCCCGCCACTTCGCTGCCTCCTGCTACCAAGACAGCCGCTCCCAACAGGTCATCTGCCACTGCAGTCCTGGGTACACAG GTTCCCGCTGTGATGAGTGTGCCCCTGGCTACTATGGGAACCCTCTGCAGGGGGGGCgctgccttccctgccagtgCCACGATAACATCGATGTGACGGACCCAGAGGCGTGTGACCGGCGCACAGGGCAGTGCCTGCGCTGCCTCTACAACACAGCAGGGCCCCACTGCGCCGAGTGCCAGCCCGGCTTCTATGGAGATGCCACACGACACAGCTGCAGGC GTTGCTCCTGCAACCCCCTGGGCACTGACCCCAGCACCTGTgggccccagcagtgccactgtgACAGGCACAGCGGGCAGTGCCACTGCCTGCCCCATGTGGAGGGCCAGAGCTGTGACCGCTGCAGCCCCAACTACTGGAACCTGGCCAGCGGGCAAGGCTGCCAGCCTTGCGcctgccacccccagcactCCCTGACACCCACCTGCAACCAG TTCACAGGGCAGTGCTCCTGCCGGCCAGGCTTTGGGGGCCAGACTTGCACCGACTGTCAGGAGCACCACTGGGGTGACCCACGGCAGCAGTGCCGAG cctgcGACTGTGACCCCCGTGGCATAGCCAGTGCCCAGTGCCACCGCAGCAGCGGCCACTGCGACTGCCAGCCTGGCATCTCTGGAGTCCGCTGTGACCAGTGTGCCCGGGGCTTTGCTGGTaccttccctgcctgccagccctgccacccctgctTTGGGGACTGGGACCGTGTGGTGCAGGATCTGGCCGCCCGTGCCCGAGCGCTGGCACAGCGGGccagcctcctgcagcacacCGGGGCTGCTGGCGCCTTCGAGGGCACCTTCCGGCAGCTGGAGGAGAACCTGGCCACTGTACGTGATGTGGTGGCCACCCGCAACACCACTGCTGCTACCGCTGCCCACCTGACACACGCCATGGAGGGGCTGCG GCAGCAGATCGAGGAGGCAACTGAGAGGCTGACACGGGTGGAAGGGGAGCTGACGGCTGCTCAGGATGCCAACTTCAATGCCAGCCACGTGCTGAACACTGTGGACCGGGGTGCCCGCGCCCTCAACCACAGTCTGCAGGACTTGGAACAGCGGCTACACACCCTCAAGACCTCCAATTTCCTTG GTGCCTATGACAGTATTCACCAGTTCTATGAGGAGTCGCGGGAGGCCGAGCGCCAGGCGGACGCCTCCACCCGTgccgtgcccagccctgtcAGCCTCTCAGCAGCCACTCGTCAGCacactgagcagctcctggccagcCAGCGGGATGACTTCAATCGCCACAATGCAGCCAGCCGGCGGGCACTGACGGACCTGGCAGCGAGGGCACAGGCACTGAGCCTGCACCCGCTCAATGAGAAG GTCTGCGGTGTGGCAGATGATGTGCCCTGTGCCGAGAGCCCTTGTGGGGGTGCCGGCTGCCGGGATGAGGATGGGGGACGACGCTGTGGTGGTCTGAGCTGTGGTGGAGCCGTGTCCAAAGCTGACAGTGCTCTGGACCGGGCACGCCATGCCCAGGAGGAGCTGCGTCAGGCTGCCAGCGACATGGCCCAGCTCTCCCGCAAG GTGGCAGAGGCCAAGGGGAAGGCAGATGAGGCCCGGCTGCgagcacaggcagccctggaCAAGGCGAACCAGACCAAGGCCCGTGTGGAGAGCTCCAACAAGGAGCTGAGGGAACTAATCAGCCATGTCAAGGCCTTCCTGAACC AGGAGGGGGCTGATCCTGAGAGCATTGAGGTGGTAGCCAGTCGGGTGCTGGAGTTGTCACTGCCTGCTGCACCGGACCAGATCCACCGCCTGGCCGAGGACATCAAGAAGCGGgtgcacagcctggccagcGTGGATGCCATCCTGGAGCAGACAGCCAGTGACGTGCATcaggctgggcagctgctgcaggatgccCAGCGGGCCAG GTCACGGGCAGAGGGAGTGCGGGGCACAGCCGAGGCAGTCCGGCAGGCACTGGAGGAGGCGCGGCAAGCCCAGGGCATGGCcgagcaggcactgcagcaagCTGCTGGTGACATCCAGCACAGTGAGGGAGCCCTTAGCATG ATGCAGACCCAGACAGgaagtgcagagcagcagctggcaggtgCCATGGAGCAGATTGGGCTCCTCGACAGGCAGACTGATGTCCTGAAGGTGAAACGTGCAAACAACAGCCTGGCAGCCACACGTGCCCAGGAGGCAGCCAGCACCGCGCGGGACCGGGCCGGCGAGGCCAAGCAG GTGCTGGAGGGCCCACTTCGGGACCGGTACCggacagcacaggagctggTGGAGCACCGGGCGCAGGGTGCGCAGCAGGCGGGCAGCCGGGCACAGCAGTTGCGGGAGGAGGCTGCACAACTGC
- the LAMB2 gene encoding laminin subunit beta-2 isoform X1: MRSPAKRSPADLLLLPLLAGLGVALAPDSPQGCARGSCYPATGDLLVGRAARLSATSTCGLRRPQPYCIVSHLQEEKKCFICDSRRPYDARTNTNSHRIENVVTSFAPRPKKVWWQSENGVEHVSIQLDLEAEFHFTHLIMTFKTFRPAAMLVERSADFGHTWKVYRYFAYDCAASFPHVPHGPPRRIDDVVCESRYSDIEPSTEGEVIYRVLDPAIPIRDPYSPAIQNLLRVTNLRVNLTKLHTLGDNLLDSRREIREKYYYALYELVMRGNCFCYGHASECAPLSGAPAATDGMVHGRCVCKHHTQGLNCERCEDFYQDLPWRPAEGSSTNACRRCDCNEHSRRCHFDMAVFLATGNTSGAVCDGCQHNTMGRRCHLCKPFYYKDPTKDLRDPAVCRACDCDPEGSLDGGLCDSADDPARGLIAGQCRCKEHVAGPRCDRCKPGFFSLSSDNPQGCKRCQCDPRGTVVDGSRCDPVSGECFCKRLVTGRSCNQCLPEHWGLSHDLPGCRPCDCDVGGARNNLCAMGTGQCQCRSHVVGRQCEQVETGFYRINLDHYTYEAEDARLHQGSVVEREPPPDHPASWTGTGFARMLEGGWVEFHVSDVPFSMEYDVVIRYEPQHPEAWQEVGLKVLRPSPVSASSPCGNTIPADDQLSTSLPSGARYVVLSQPICLEQGISYTLRLELGCAAARQDPTASVLIDSLVLLPRYSSLEMFIAGDPSSMERRETFERYRCAQPFHTAGPSPVAEPCSSLLHSLSAILHDGALSCLCDPQGSLSAECQPQGGQCQCKPNVMGRRCHRCSPGTFGFGPGGCRPCQCSREGSVSTICDSTSGQCPCREGTHGPRCDRCQPGHWGFPACRPCQCNGHAESCDPRTGSCLRCRDHTDGERCQRCAAGHFGNPVLGSGQHCRPCPCPEGPSTPRHFAASCYQDSRSQQVICHCSPGYTGSRCDECAPGYYGNPLQGGRCLPCQCHDNIDVTDPEACDRRTGQCLRCLYNTAGPHCAECQPGFYGDATRHSCRRCSCNPLGTDPSTCGPQQCHCDRHSGQCHCLPHVEGQSCDRCSPNYWNLASGQGCQPCACHPQHSLTPTCNQFTGQCSCRPGFGGQTCTDCQEHHWGDPRQQCRACDCDPRGIASAQCHRSSGHCDCQPGISGVRCDQCARGFAGTFPACQPCHPCFGDWDRVVQDLAARARALAQRASLLQHTGAAGAFEGTFRQLEENLATVRDVVATRNTTAATAAHLTHAMEGLRQQIEEATERLTRVEGELTAAQDANFNASHVLNTVDRGARALNHSLQDLEQRLHTLKTSNFLGAYDSIHQFYEESREAERQADASTRAVPSPVSLSAATRQHTEQLLASQRDDFNRHNAASRRALTDLAARAQALSLHPLNEKVCGVADDVPCAESPCGGAGCRDEDGGRRCGGLSCGGAVSKADSALDRARHAQEELRQAASDMAQLSRKVAEAKGKADEARLRAQAALDKANQTKARVESSNKELRELISHVKAFLNQEGADPESIEVVASRVLELSLPAAPDQIHRLAEDIKKRVHSLASVDAILEQTASDVHQAGQLLQDAQRARSRAEGVRGTAEAVRQALEEARQAQGMAEQALQQAAGDIQHSEGALSMMQTQTGSAEQQLAGAMEQIGLLDRQTDVLKVKRANNSLAATRAQEAASTARDRAGEAKQQVLEGPLRDRYRTAQELVEHRAQGAQQAGSRAQQLREEAAQLLQDAQGKLQRLRALEEEYERNERVLDAKAAQLGGLEARMREVLATINQQVQIYNTCQ, from the exons ATGCGGAGCCCGGCGAAGCGGAGCCCCGCcgacctcctgctgctgccgctgctggcCG ggctgggggtggcccTGGCTCCCGATtccccccagggctgtgcccgcGGCAGCTGCTACCCAGCCACCGGGGACTTGCTGGTGGGGCGAGCAGCCCgcctcagtgccacctccacctGCGGGCTGCGCCGGCCCCAGCCCTACTGCATCGTTAGCCACCTCCAG gaagagaaaaagtgcTTCATCTGCGACTCTCGGCGGCCCTACGATGCCCGCACCAACACCAACAGCCACCGCATCGAGAATGTGGTCACCAGCTTTGCCCCCCGCCCCAAGAAAGTCTGGTGGCAGTCGGAGAATG GTGTGGAGCACGTCAGCATCCAGCTGGACCTGGAGGCTGAGTTCCACTTCACCCATCTCATCATGACCTTCAAG ACCTTCCGCCCCGCGGCCATGCTGGTGGAGCGCTCAGCTGACTTTGGGCACACCTGGAAAGTGTATCGCTACTTCGCCTATGACTGCGCTGCCTCTTTTCCCCACGTGCCCCATGGGCCCCCGCGCCGCATTGATGATGTTGTCTGCGAGTCTCGCTACTCTGATATCGAGCCCTCCACTGAGGGGGAG GTCATCTACCGGGTGCTGGACCCTGCCATCCCCATCCGGGACCCCTACAGCCCTGCCATCCAAA ACCTGTTGCGTGTCACCAACCTGCGTGTGAACCTCACCAAGCTGCACACGCTGGGGGACAACCTGCTGGACTCACGGCGGGAGATCCGGGAGAAGTACTACTACGCGCTCTACGAGCTGGTGATGCGCGGGAACTGCTTCTGCTACGGGCACGCTTCTGAGTGCGCCCCGCTCAGTGGGGCTCCTGCCGCCACCGATGGCATG GTGCACGGGCGCTGTGTCTGCAAACACCACACGCAGGGGCTGAACTGTGAGCGCTGCGAGGACTTCTACCAAGATCTGCCCTGGCGCCCGGCCGAGGGCTCCAGCACCAACGCCTGTCGCC gctgtgactgcaaCGAGCACTCACGGCGGTGCCACTTTGACATGGCCGTGTTCCTGGCCACGGGGAACACCAGTGGGGCTGTGTGTGATGGCTGCCAGCACAACACCATGGGCCGCCGCTGTCATCTCTGCAAGCCCTTCTACTACAAGGACCCCACCAAGGACCTGCGGGACCCCGCGGTGTGCCGAG CCTGCGACTGTGACCCTGAGGGTTCCCTGGATGGTGGGCTGTGCGACAGTGCTGATGACCCAGCCAGGGGCCTGATTGCGGGGCAGTGCCGCTGCAAGGAGCATGTGGCTGGTCCCCGCTGTGACCGCTGCAAACCCGGCTTCTTCAGCCTCAGCAGCGACAACCCGCAAGGCTGCAAGA GGTGCCAATGTGACCCCCGTGGCACAGTGGTTGATGGCAGCCGGTGTGACCCCGTCAGCGGGGAGTGCTTCTGCAAGCGGCTGGTGACTGGGCGCAGCTGCAACCAGTGCCTG cctgagcactGGGGACTGAGCCACGACCTCCCGGGCTGCCGGCCCTGTGACTGTGATGTAGGAGGTGCTCGCAACAACCT GTGTGCCatggggacagggcagtgccagtgccGCAGCCATGTGGTAGGACGACAGTGTGAACAGGTGGAGACTGGTTTCTACCGCATCAACCTGGATCATTACACCTATGAGGCGGAGGATGCACGGCTGCATCAG GGCTCAGTGGTGGAACGTGAGCCCCCCCCAGACCATCCAGCTTcctggacagggacaggctTTGCCCGCATGTTGGAAGGTGGCTGGGTGGAGTTTCACGTGAGCGACGTGCCTTTCTCCATGGAGTATGATGTGGTCATCCGCTATGAGCCCCAG CACCCAGAGGCCTGGCAGGAGGTAGGGCTGAAGGTGCTACGCCCCAGCCCTgtctctgccagcagcccttGTGGAAACACCATCCCCGCTGATGACCAGCTCTCCACCAGCCTCCCCTCCGGTGCCAG GTATGTGGTGCTGTCCCAGCCCATCTGTCTGGAGCAGGGTATCTCCTACACGCTCCGCCTGGaactgggctgtgctgctgctcgtCAGGATCCCACTGCCAGTGTGCTCATCGATTCG ctggtgctCCTGCCCCGTTACTCCTCACTGGAGATGTTCATTGCGGGTGACCCCAGCTCCATGGAGCGCCGGGAGACCTTTGAGCGCTACCGCTGTGCCCAGCCCTTCCACACTGCAGGGCCCTCACCCGTGGCCGAGCCttgctccagcctcctgcacagcctctcAGCCATCCTGCATGATGGGGCCCTGT cctgcctcTGCGATCCCCAGGGCTCGCTCAGTGCCGAGTGTcagccccagggtgggcagtgccagtgcaAACCCAATGTCATGGGACGGCGCTGTCACCGCTGTTCTCCAGGAACCTTTGGCTTTGGGCCCGGCGGGTGCCGAC CCTGCCAGTGCAGCCGTGAGGGCTCAGTGAGCACCATCTGCGACAGCACCTCAGGGCAGTGCCCCTGCCGTGAGGGCACCCATGGCCCACGTTGTGACCGCTGCCAGCCCGGCCACTGGGGCTTCCCTGCCTGCCGGCCCTGCCAGTGCAATGGGCATGCTGAGAGCTGTGACCCTCGGACAGGCAGCTGCCTGCGCTGCCGTGACCACACAGATGGTGAAAGGTGCCAGAG GTGTGCGGCCGGGCACTTTGGGAACCCAGTGCTTGGCTCTGGGCAGCACTGCCGGCCCTGCCCCTGTCCTGAGGGGCCCAGCACCCCCCGCCACTTCGCTGCCTCCTGCTACCAAGACAGCCGCTCCCAACAGGTCATCTGCCACTGCAGTCCTGGGTACACAG GTTCCCGCTGTGATGAGTGTGCCCCTGGCTACTATGGGAACCCTCTGCAGGGGGGGCgctgccttccctgccagtgCCACGATAACATCGATGTGACGGACCCAGAGGCGTGTGACCGGCGCACAGGGCAGTGCCTGCGCTGCCTCTACAACACAGCAGGGCCCCACTGCGCCGAGTGCCAGCCCGGCTTCTATGGAGATGCCACACGACACAGCTGCAGGC GTTGCTCCTGCAACCCCCTGGGCACTGACCCCAGCACCTGTgggccccagcagtgccactgtgACAGGCACAGCGGGCAGTGCCACTGCCTGCCCCATGTGGAGGGCCAGAGCTGTGACCGCTGCAGCCCCAACTACTGGAACCTGGCCAGCGGGCAAGGCTGCCAGCCTTGCGcctgccacccccagcactCCCTGACACCCACCTGCAACCAG TTCACAGGGCAGTGCTCCTGCCGGCCAGGCTTTGGGGGCCAGACTTGCACCGACTGTCAGGAGCACCACTGGGGTGACCCACGGCAGCAGTGCCGAG cctgcGACTGTGACCCCCGTGGCATAGCCAGTGCCCAGTGCCACCGCAGCAGCGGCCACTGCGACTGCCAGCCTGGCATCTCTGGAGTCCGCTGTGACCAGTGTGCCCGGGGCTTTGCTGGTaccttccctgcctgccagccctgccacccctgctTTGGGGACTGGGACCGTGTGGTGCAGGATCTGGCCGCCCGTGCCCGAGCGCTGGCACAGCGGGccagcctcctgcagcacacCGGGGCTGCTGGCGCCTTCGAGGGCACCTTCCGGCAGCTGGAGGAGAACCTGGCCACTGTACGTGATGTGGTGGCCACCCGCAACACCACTGCTGCTACCGCTGCCCACCTGACACACGCCATGGAGGGGCTGCG GCAGCAGATCGAGGAGGCAACTGAGAGGCTGACACGGGTGGAAGGGGAGCTGACGGCTGCTCAGGATGCCAACTTCAATGCCAGCCACGTGCTGAACACTGTGGACCGGGGTGCCCGCGCCCTCAACCACAGTCTGCAGGACTTGGAACAGCGGCTACACACCCTCAAGACCTCCAATTTCCTTG GTGCCTATGACAGTATTCACCAGTTCTATGAGGAGTCGCGGGAGGCCGAGCGCCAGGCGGACGCCTCCACCCGTgccgtgcccagccctgtcAGCCTCTCAGCAGCCACTCGTCAGCacactgagcagctcctggccagcCAGCGGGATGACTTCAATCGCCACAATGCAGCCAGCCGGCGGGCACTGACGGACCTGGCAGCGAGGGCACAGGCACTGAGCCTGCACCCGCTCAATGAGAAG GTCTGCGGTGTGGCAGATGATGTGCCCTGTGCCGAGAGCCCTTGTGGGGGTGCCGGCTGCCGGGATGAGGATGGGGGACGACGCTGTGGTGGTCTGAGCTGTGGTGGAGCCGTGTCCAAAGCTGACAGTGCTCTGGACCGGGCACGCCATGCCCAGGAGGAGCTGCGTCAGGCTGCCAGCGACATGGCCCAGCTCTCCCGCAAG GTGGCAGAGGCCAAGGGGAAGGCAGATGAGGCCCGGCTGCgagcacaggcagccctggaCAAGGCGAACCAGACCAAGGCCCGTGTGGAGAGCTCCAACAAGGAGCTGAGGGAACTAATCAGCCATGTCAAGGCCTTCCTGAACC AGGAGGGGGCTGATCCTGAGAGCATTGAGGTGGTAGCCAGTCGGGTGCTGGAGTTGTCACTGCCTGCTGCACCGGACCAGATCCACCGCCTGGCCGAGGACATCAAGAAGCGGgtgcacagcctggccagcGTGGATGCCATCCTGGAGCAGACAGCCAGTGACGTGCATcaggctgggcagctgctgcaggatgccCAGCGGGCCAG GTCACGGGCAGAGGGAGTGCGGGGCACAGCCGAGGCAGTCCGGCAGGCACTGGAGGAGGCGCGGCAAGCCCAGGGCATGGCcgagcaggcactgcagcaagCTGCTGGTGACATCCAGCACAGTGAGGGAGCCCTTAGCATG ATGCAGACCCAGACAGgaagtgcagagcagcagctggcaggtgCCATGGAGCAGATTGGGCTCCTCGACAGGCAGACTGATGTCCTGAAGGTGAAACGTGCAAACAACAGCCTGGCAGCCACACGTGCCCAGGAGGCAGCCAGCACCGCGCGGGACCGGGCCGGCGAGGCCAAGCAG CAGGTGCTGGAGGGCCCACTTCGGGACCGGTACCggacagcacaggagctggTGGAGCACCGGGCGCAGGGTGCGCAGCAGGCGGGCAGCCGGGCACAGCAGTTGCGGGAGGAGGCTGCACAACTGC